ATAAACTTACCATCCTTTACGGCAAAACTTTCGGCAATACTAAAACCATCATCTACAGTGTAAATATTACTATTAAATACAATTAAATCAACTTGAGTTTTCATATGCGAACAAGAAATTAAAATGGGTAATAAAAGAATTACGGAGATCAACTTTTTCATGGTTAAAAGATTAAGGTGTTTTCAACAAATTTAGAAAAATAGGGTTAAAAAATGAATTTATTTTATATCTTTTCTCCTAATGACTCATTTGATACTGATTTTTCATTTAATACCTTTTCTGATACCAGAAATACCACGGGTTTTTTAGATATGGGATTGGTTCGGGTAATAACAACGGTTTCATAAACCTCTTCCAAAATATCATAGCGGATCACTTCTTCGGGGCTACCTTTCACCTGAATTTCTCCATTTTTTATCAATACCAGATAATCACAGTATTCGCCTGCCAGGTTTAAATCATGGATATTCATTAACACGGTCAAACCAAGGTTTTTATTAAGCCTTTGAATCAAATTGAGCACCTGTACCTGATGTGTAATATCCAGATGAGAAGTCGGTTCATCGAGCAGAAGCAGGTTTGGTTCCTGAGTAAGGGCGCGAGCAATGGCTGCCAGTTGTTGTTCTCCCCCACTCATTTGAGCCATGATCTTATCTTTATGCTGAAAGATACCCGTCAGTTTCATGTATTTATGAGCTACTTCAATATCATATTCCGAGTCGAAAAAGTGAAAACGGCCCTGGTAAGGGATTCTGCCCATCAGCACATAATCTTCAACACTGATCTGAACCGATTCAATATTTTGACTTACGACGGCAATATTTCTGGCTTTTTCTTTAAATCCCATCTTTTTTAAGATGTTTCCTTCGATTGAGATTTTGCCTGAAAGCGTTACAAGTTCGCCACTAATCCCTCTGAAGAGCGTAGTTTTACCTGAACCATTTGGGCCAATGATCCCTGCAAAACATCCTTTGGGTAAATCAAAGTTGATATTTTGAATATGGAATTTTTTATCATATCCACATTTAAAATCCTGTATTGAAAAAAGACTGTTCTTCATCACTGGGATTTATTAAATTTCAGGGAAGTACGACTTAGGATGATCACAAAGGTAATTCCTCCAACAATTCCGGTGATAACTCCAATGGGTAATTCGTTTGGTGAAATCAGCACCCTTGATAAAGTATCGCATAAGATCAGAAAAATACTCCCTCCTAAAAAGGATGACACCAACAAAATTCTAAAATCGGAACCTACCAAAATGCGCATGATGTGAGGGATAACCAATCCAACAAATCCAATGACGCCTGCCACAGCTACACTCACTCCTGCCATAAGAGAGGCAATGATAAATAATAAACGAATACTCATTTCAGTATTTATACCTAAGTGCCTTGCTTTCTCCTGACCTAATCGCAAAGCGTTCAGTGGTTGAACGAAAAAGTAAGATGCAAACAGGCCAAAAAGAGAAATCCAAATGGTCAAACGAATTAATGAATGATTAGGCTCATCCAGAGATCCCATCATCCAAAAAACAATTCCATGAAGATTTTCGGTGGTAGTGATGGCCATCAATAGCATCATAGCCGACGATGAAATAAAACTGATCATTACACCAATCAGCAACATGCTTTGAATCTTCAGTTTTCCATGCCGCATGCTGACAAAATAAACCAGTACGATTGAAATAAAGGCTCCGATAAAACCAAAAAGCGGAAGCATTAATGCACCCAACAAAAAGTGAAGTCCAAATACGATGGCGAATGAAACTCCTAAAGCTGCACCGCCGGAAATGCCTAACGTATACGGTTCAACCAATGGATTCCGATAAATCCCTTGCAAAATAACCCCTGACAAACTCAAAGCTCCACCAACTGATAGCCCCATCCAAACCCTGGGAATCCGGATGTTTTTCAGAATGGAGTATTCCATGCTACCTTCACCATGCTTTAAAATACCGGGAATTTCCCATATTGAAAAGTTGAGTTCACCAATACTCAATGATAATCCTATTGCCAATATCAGGCCTATCAACAAAATGATTATGTATATGAGCCAACGCGAGTATTTCATAATTTAAAATTCAATTCCGATCCTACCTTTCGCTCCCTGATCGTAAGGGTGTTTTATCTTCTTTATAAAGTTAACATAATCTGATAAATCCATTAAGTTTTGAGTGGCTCCCCTACCGGTAAGAACCAATTCAAGTGATGGCGGTTTATTCTTCACAAAATCTAACAGTATTTTTTCGTCTAAAAATGAATCCCTCACACAAATCAGCACTTCATCCATGATCAGTAAATCATAATTTTTGTTTTTCAGAATGGAATTGATTTCATTAAAACTGTTGCTTATTTGGGTTTTTAATTCGTCTAGATTAATCCCTGCTTCGCAGAATGGATGATCTTTAGCAAAAGCAAGAATATCGGCCCCCAACTTCCTTAAACTAGCGATCTCAGTGTATCCGTACTTCTCAGGATTTTTGTGATAATGGACGTATAAAACCCTTAATCCATGCCCCAACGCTCTGCATGCCAGTCCAACCGCTGCTGTGGTCTTTCCTTTTCCATCACCTGTATAAATATGAACAAAACCCAGCTTATTCATTTTTGATATTTTTATAAAGGAAATTTATGAAGATTTCCAAGGTTTGAGTAAAATGATCGGGGGTTGGACTGCAGGCAATATCTGAATCAACGATAAAAATCTGCTTGTTTTTAACTGCATTGACAGAGGTATAATTCATCCAGTTTTTCTTTTCTTCTTCTCCAATATTGCCCATTGTAAATAAAACAATCACATCAGGATTTCTCAACAGTACGCTTTCTCTGGATATACTTCCATTTTTCAGATCATCAGTAGCATTCAGCCCGCCAGCATAAGTGATATAATCATCTAAAAATGTATCCGGAATTACACAAAATAATGGTTTAATACCGATTTGTACAAAAATTTTAGGATGGCTAACCTGGGGGATCATTTTTTTCAGGGCTTCAACTTTTGCTTTCTCCCGATCAATTATTTTCTCTGCCACGGCTTCTCTATCCAGCAATTTTCCAAGTTCAAGAAATTGCTCATTAATTTCATCAAAAGACTTTGGAAGCGGAAAGTACACCATTCTAATTCCGAAATTTTTAAGTGATTGTTGCACTTCCGGATTCGTTAATGAAGTGGCAATTACCAAATCAGGTTTTAAACTCACTACCCGTTCGATATTTACATCAATAGCAGATGCTATTAAAGGGATGCTTTTAGCTGTATTATTTTCACAATAATTGGTGATCCCGACAATCTGATCCTGAATTCCCAGCAAAATTAAATCGTGCGTTAGCGAAGGTGCCAATGAAATAATACGCGGTTTATTTTGCGAATAAAGCGGAGTTGTTAACAGAACTGTCAGCAATCCAAGTAAGAAATAATTTTTAACAGATTTTATCATAGGTTCGTTTTTATGCTCTACCCGGCATGTCATCATTCATAATTATTACATAAGGAAGATGAATAGCATATTGGCAGGTCTTCTGGCTCGTCTGCTTAAAATTGCCTTCCCAACCGATTTATCGGGTAGTGGCTGAAGTATCTTAAGCCTTCTGTGGACTTACAGCTGCGGGGACAGCTCCCGATTTAAACGGGATTCCCTTTTTAAGGTTTTCCTCTTCAATTGAGTAAACCACCAACTGTTGCAAATTTAGAAATAATTTGATCTGACTCGCAGAATTTTTTTATCGTTTAATCAAATGAACAACAAAACAGAGACAAACGTGGCTTTACTTATCACGAATCGAATAGGCCCTCATCTCTTTCAAGCAATAAGATTGATTGTTGAGGAACTATAAAATATTTATCACCATCATAAACAATTTCAATCGCACCTTTTTGCATAAAGATGGCCAAATCGCCTTCCTTCGCCTGCAAAGGAATATATTTCACCTGATCTTCCCCGGCCTTCCATGGTTCATCAGCATCTGATGACATAGGGATAGGATATCCGGGTCCACATTTAATGATGTAACCGGTTTGAATCTCCTCCCTTTCGGTATAACCCGGGGGTAAAAACAAGCCACTTTTTGTTTTATTACTGAGTGTTTTGGGCTTTATTAAAAGGCGATCACCCACTACGATTAAATTGTCAATTTTTTTTCGTGTATTTGATTTCATTATTAGAATTTAAATTTCAGTTTAAAAATAAAGAAAGATACTGAATCAATCATGGTTGATTTATAAAAAAAACGATAATTTTGTTATCAAAACTAAAGGGCTTGGCAAAGGTTAAATATCTTAATTTTATAAAAATTTAAAAAATAAGTACATGAAATTTGTTTTCTTTAAATCACCTAAACCAAAAGCATTTGAATATAAACCGCTGTATTATGATCCTGAAAAAGAAAAAAGGGAAATAAGGAAGAAAGAATTGGGATTGGACGACAGTACTGATCATAAATCGTTTTTCAGAGGAGAATTACAAAGTAAATGGAGAAGGGGCAGAACCGATGATAAAAAGGGTTCGAGGAGAAGAACAACCATATATTTAGTCATCCTGCTTATTGCAGTTTATTATATTTTCTTTACTGATTTTGTTCAGAAACTCGTCAGTATTATAACAATGGATTAATGTCGGATATCATAAGATTACTTCCTGATGCCGTTGCAAATCAAATTGCAGCAGGTGAGGTTATTCAACGACCTGCATCTGCCGTAAAAGAATTATTGGAAAATGCGATTGATTCGGGCGCATCAGTTATCAAACTAATCGTTAAAGATGCCGGTAAAGCGCTCATTCAGGTTATTGATAATGGTTGCGGTATGTCGGTTACCGATGCAAGAATGGCATTCGAGCGTCATGCAACCTCAAAAATTAAAACAGCAGATGATTTGTTTGCCATCCGAACTATGGGATTTAGAGGTGAAGCCCTTGCATCAATAGCAGCTATTGCACAAGTTGAAATACGAACCAGAAGAACTGAGGATGAGCTTGGCACCCAATTAAATACCGAGGGATCAAAACTAATTGACCAACAGCCTATTCAATGCCCTGCAGGAACAAACATTTCGGTTAAAAATTTATTTTTCAATGTACCTGCCCGAAGAAATTTTTTAAAATCGACCCAAATTGAAATTCGACATATTATTGATGAATTTATCAGGGTTGCCATGGTTCATCCTGAAATTGTTTTTTCTTTTCATCACAACGAAAAAATGGTTTTTCATCTGAATAATTCAAATTTAAAACAACGAATTACCGGATTATTTGGATCACAATATTCGAATCGGCTTGTACCGGTAGAACAAGAAACCGAAAAAATTAAAATCTATGGTTTTGTTGGAAAGCCAGAATTTGCACGCAAAACAAGAGGTGAACAGTTTTTCTTTGCCAATAATAGATTTATCAAACACCCATATTTGCACCACTCAGTTGATGCGGCTTTTGAGGAATTGCTCACAAAAAATAGCTTTCCAAGCTATTTTCTTTTTATCGAAATTGATCCAAAAATGATTGACATTAACATCCATCCCTCAAAAACAGAAGTCAATTTTCAGGACAATAAAACCTTGTATGCTCTACTTAGATCGGCTATAAGGCAAGCATTAGGCAAATACAACATTACGCCTTCACTCGATTTTGAAACCGAAAGGTCGCTAGATTTCCCTGAGCCACCAATAGGTATTCAGGTAAATCAACCCAGCATAAAAATAAATACTGATTATAATCCCTTTGAATCACGACAAAAATTGGCAGGAACGCCAAGAGAAATAAGAAATTATGAAAACTGGGGGAAACTTTATCAAGGGAACATCAATTATAAGGAAAATTTCGAACAGGAAATTAGTCGAGGTAAGCAGCAAACTGAACTTGATCATTTAAAGGCCGATTCGAGTAAAGTTACCAACCAAAAAATATTTCAGATCAAGCAACGTTTTATCGTGACATTTGTAGCATCAGGTATTATGGTAATTGATCAAAGTCGGGCACATGAGCGAATTCTGTTCGAGGAATATATGAACGTATTTGAAGGACAGGTTTCCCATTCGCAGCAAGAATTATTCCCCGAAACAATTACTTTTAGTTCGTTGGATGCTGCCATTATTGATGAAATTAAAGATGATTTAAAAATTTTGGGCTTTGAAATAAATGCATTAGGTAAGAATGCCTATGTAATTACAGGTCAGCCGGCTGACCTAAAGGACATAAACATCAAAGACAGTCTTGACAGGATTATTGAGAATTACCGAAAAAATCTGATTGATTTAAATCTTAATAAAAGGGTTAATTTAGTAAGTGCATTGGCAGCTAATATGGCTATCAAATCGGGAGTAAATCTTCAAAAAGAAGAAATGAATGCCATGATCGATAAATTATTTGCCTGCAAAATACCTGATGTTTCGCCCGGAGGGAAAGCAATATTTAAAGTAATTTCGATTGAAGAAGTTGAAGGATTGTTTAATTAAAAAACGAATATATGAATTATCAGCAGTTTAGGCCTACAGGATTTAATATTTTACCGCCTGTAGTAAAAAACTTATTAATTATAAATGGGCTTTTTTTTCTGGGCACCATTACTTTTCAAAATGTCTTTCATACTGATTTAAGTAAACATCTGGGTTTGCATTATTTTGAGTCTGAGCAATTCAATCCATTTCAATTGGTCACATACATGTTTATGCATGGTGGCATGAGCCATATTTTCTTTAATATGTTCGCATTGTGGATGTTCGGGAAAACATTGGAGGAAGTTTGGGGCCCAAAGCGATTCCTGACTTACTATATGGTTACGGGAATAGGAGCTGCCTTGATACAAATGCTTGTAACATTTATACGTATTCAATCCATTGAGGCTGCGCTAAGCCCTGATTTGATCGATATTGTTTATAGAGAAGGAAGTAGCGTGATCCAGCAAGGAATGAATTATTCTAATGATGCGATGGCTAAATTAAACGCGATGATCAATACACCTACAGTTGGTGCATCAGGTGCGGTTTTCGGCTTATTGCTTGCTTTCGGAATGCTGTTCCCAAATGCAGTAATTTATCTTTATTTTGCCATTCCGATAAAAGCCAAATGGTTTGTGATGATTTATGGAGCGATAGAACTTTATTCCGGTGTTGCAAATAACCCGGCCGATAATGTTGCCCACTTTGCGCATTTAGGAGGCATGATTTTTGGTTTCTTCCTGATCAAATATTGGAAACGAAATTAGCTAAGAAATATGTATATAAATAATAGCCCGATTGAGGAGGTTAAAACTTTTTTTAAGCAGCGGTCCTTACTTTCACGTCTGATCTTAATTAATGTTGCAATTTTCATTTTAGCCAGCATTATTAATTTGTTTTTTTGGCTAACTCAATCAGGTAATGATATTGTCGGAAACCATAGTAGTTCTCTGTTTATTACATGGTTCGCCGTTCCTTCAAATGTAAGCGAACTCTTGCTCAAACCATGGACATTGCTAACTTATATGTTTCTTCAGGAAAAATTTTTCCATTTATTTTTCAACATGGTGATGTTATACTTTGGCGGAAGAATATTTTCTGAATATTTGACTTCCGCAAAATTGCTCAGTGTTTATGTTTGGGGAGGTCTCTTCGGAGCATTATTATTTGTTTTTACCTATAATTTCTTTCCCGTTTTCCAAAGGGAAGTGCTCTTTTCAGTTCCTTTACTTGGGTCCTCTGCCGCAGTTATTGCCATTTTGGTTGCCATTGCCACCCACGTTCCGAATTATTATGTAAACCTGATAATAGTAGGCAGAGTTCGATTAAAACATTTAGCCGTTTTCTTTATTATCATCGATGTTTTGAGCATTCAAAAAGGCAATGCAGGTGGCCACATTTCGCATTTAGGGGGTGCTATATGGGGTTTTGCCTATATTTGGTTAACAAAAAATGGTTTTGCGATGAACTGGAACTTTCTTAAAATGCCTAAATTCTTTTACGCTAGTAAGCCTCGAAAATCATACAGCAATCCGAATTACAGTAAACGCCCGGTAACTGATGAAGAATTTAACAGAGCTAAAATCAAACAACAAAAAGAAATCGACCTTATCCTTGAAAAAATATCCAAATCAGGATATAGCAGCCTGACCTCAAAAGAAAAAGAGTTATTGTTCAAAAGCAGTAACAAATAGTGAAAGGAAAACCACAACCGGAAAATTACATTTTAAGATATTTACTCTATCTGAACTATATCTTTATTATACTTCTCGGACTATCTTATTTGTCAATTTATATCAATCCTGTTGATTTTTGGGCAATATCCATTTTTGGGATGGCCTATCCTTTACTCATCATTACAAATCTGCTTTTTATCATTTTATGGATTGGTTTCAGACGAAGTTATTTTCTAATTTCTTTGACTGCAATTTTAATCGGGTTTAATTTGATCGGAAAATTTATTCAGTTTAGTTTCGTCGGGAAGCAAGCCGGACCAATTGAATCAATCTCATTATTATCTTATAATGTCCATAATTTTTCACAGAAGTCGAGCAAAGGTGTTTTTGATAAAGAAATCCAGCATGAGATTTTTAATTTTATTGAATCCCAAAATAGTGACATCGTATGCTTACAGGAGTTTAACTATATTGGTGAAAATATTTATGCTTCGCATGCCCAATTAAAACAACAACTGGGATCGAACAATTACTATTTTGAGAGCTATTTCAATCCCAAAAAAAACAAAGTATTTGGAATGGCAACTTTCAGCAAGTTTCCCATCATAAATTCGGGAAACCTTGACTTGGCAGAAACAAGAAAATTTGGCACTTTCATCGATGTTATACGCGCAGATGATACCATCAGGATTTATAACATTCATCTGGAATCAATCAGTCTTAATTACGTTGACTATGCTTTTGTTTCAGGAATTAGCACCGGTGATAGCATACAAAAACCCAATACCGGTTTATTGCTTAATAAATTACGTAAAGCATTGATTAACCGCACCAAACAAGTTATAGTTTTAAAAAACCATATCTCACACTCTCCTTATCCTGTGATTTTATGTGGAGATTTCAACGAATTGTCCTGCTCTTATAATTATAGATATCTCTCTGCCGGAATGCATGATGCTTTTGTTGATAGTGGCATTGGAATTGGAAAAACTTTTGCAAGCATTTTACCGGCATTCCGTATTGATTATATTCTTTTTGATCCGCATTTTAAATCTTTCGATTATGAGGAAATCAAAATTAATTTATCCGATCATTATCCCATAAAAACCAAATTAAATTTGAAATAATACAGAAGTTGATTTGATGAATTCGTATTTTTGAATTCCAGTATAAAATATATGAAATTCGAGCTTACTTCTGATTTTGAACCGACCGGGGATCAACCCGAAGCTATCAAACAACTGATGGAAGGTGTTTTGCGTGGCGATAAAGCACAAACCCTTTTAGGTGTTACAGGTTCGGGTAAAACGTTTACCATTGCCAATGTAATTAATCAGCTTAACAGGCCTATTTTGGTTTTGAGTCATAACAAAACGCTTGCAGCCCAACTTTATGGCGAATTCAAACAGTTTTTTCCGAATAACGCAGTAGAGTATTTCGTTTCCTATTACGACTATTATCAACCTGAAGCATACCTACCGGTAACAAATACTTATATTGAAAAAGATCTTTCAATAAATGATGAAATTGAGAAATTAAGATTAAGCACCACATCATCCTTACTATCGGGAAGAAGGGATGTAATTGTTGTTTCATCAGTCTCATGTATTTATGGTATTGGAAATCCCGATGATTTTACAAATAATGTGATTCGTTTGAAATTAGGGGACAAAATCGGCAGAAATGTTTTTTTGCATGCCTTGGTTACAAGCTTATACTCACGAAATGAAATTGCGTTAAACAGGAGTAACTTCAGGGTAAAAGGAGATACGGTGGACGTTTTCCCGGCCTATTCAGATATCTGTTATCGCATCGTTTTCTGGGGAG
The DNA window shown above is from Bacteroidota bacterium and carries:
- a CDS encoding ABC transporter ATP-binding protein, which gives rise to MKNSLFSIQDFKCGYDKKFHIQNINFDLPKGCFAGIIGPNGSGKTTLFRGISGELVTLSGKISIEGNILKKMGFKEKARNIAVVSQNIESVQISVEDYVLMGRIPYQGRFHFFDSEYDIEVAHKYMKLTGIFQHKDKIMAQMSGGEQQLAAIARALTQEPNLLLLDEPTSHLDITHQVQVLNLIQRLNKNLGLTVLMNIHDLNLAGEYCDYLVLIKNGEIQVKGSPEEVIRYDILEEVYETVVITRTNPISKKPVVFLVSEKVLNEKSVSNESLGEKI
- a CDS encoding iron ABC transporter permease: MKYSRWLIYIIILLIGLILAIGLSLSIGELNFSIWEIPGILKHGEGSMEYSILKNIRIPRVWMGLSVGGALSLSGVILQGIYRNPLVEPYTLGISGGAALGVSFAIVFGLHFLLGALMLPLFGFIGAFISIVLVYFVSMRHGKLKIQSMLLIGVMISFISSSAMMLLMAITTTENLHGIVFWMMGSLDEPNHSLIRLTIWISLFGLFASYFFVQPLNALRLGQEKARHLGINTEMSIRLLFIIASLMAGVSVAVAGVIGFVGLVIPHIMRILVGSDFRILLVSSFLGGSIFLILCDTLSRVLISPNELPIGVITGIVGGITFVIILSRTSLKFNKSQ
- a CDS encoding cob(I)yrinic acid a,c-diamide adenosyltransferase, whose translation is MNKLGFVHIYTGDGKGKTTAAVGLACRALGHGLRVLYVHYHKNPEKYGYTEIASLRKLGADILAFAKDHPFCEAGINLDELKTQISNSFNEINSILKNKNYDLLIMDEVLICVRDSFLDEKILLDFVKNKPPSLELVLTGRGATQNLMDLSDYVNFIKKIKHPYDQGAKGRIGIEF
- a CDS encoding ABC transporter substrate-binding protein; the protein is MIKSVKNYFLLGLLTVLLTTPLYSQNKPRIISLAPSLTHDLILLGIQDQIVGITNYCENNTAKSIPLIASAIDVNIERVVSLKPDLVIATSLTNPEVQQSLKNFGIRMVYFPLPKSFDEINEQFLELGKLLDREAVAEKIIDREKAKVEALKKMIPQVSHPKIFVQIGIKPLFCVIPDTFLDDYITYAGGLNATDDLKNGSISRESVLLRNPDVIVLFTMGNIGEEEKKNWMNYTSVNAVKNKQIFIVDSDIACSPTPDHFTQTLEIFINFLYKNIKNE
- a CDS encoding co-chaperone GroES family protein encodes the protein MKSNTRKKIDNLIVVGDRLLIKPKTLSNKTKSGLFLPPGYTEREEIQTGYIIKCGPGYPIPMSSDADEPWKAGEDQVKYIPLQAKEGDLAIFMQKGAIEIVYDGDKYFIVPQQSILLLERDEGLFDS
- the mutL gene encoding DNA mismatch repair endonuclease MutL; this encodes MSDIIRLLPDAVANQIAAGEVIQRPASAVKELLENAIDSGASVIKLIVKDAGKALIQVIDNGCGMSVTDARMAFERHATSKIKTADDLFAIRTMGFRGEALASIAAIAQVEIRTRRTEDELGTQLNTEGSKLIDQQPIQCPAGTNISVKNLFFNVPARRNFLKSTQIEIRHIIDEFIRVAMVHPEIVFSFHHNEKMVFHLNNSNLKQRITGLFGSQYSNRLVPVEQETEKIKIYGFVGKPEFARKTRGEQFFFANNRFIKHPYLHHSVDAAFEELLTKNSFPSYFLFIEIDPKMIDINIHPSKTEVNFQDNKTLYALLRSAIRQALGKYNITPSLDFETERSLDFPEPPIGIQVNQPSIKINTDYNPFESRQKLAGTPREIRNYENWGKLYQGNINYKENFEQEISRGKQQTELDHLKADSSKVTNQKIFQIKQRFIVTFVASGIMVIDQSRAHERILFEEYMNVFEGQVSHSQQELFPETITFSSLDAAIIDEIKDDLKILGFEINALGKNAYVITGQPADLKDINIKDSLDRIIENYRKNLIDLNLNKRVNLVSALAANMAIKSGVNLQKEEMNAMIDKLFACKIPDVSPGGKAIFKVISIEEVEGLFN
- a CDS encoding rhomboid family intramembrane serine protease, with the translated sequence MNYQQFRPTGFNILPPVVKNLLIINGLFFLGTITFQNVFHTDLSKHLGLHYFESEQFNPFQLVTYMFMHGGMSHIFFNMFALWMFGKTLEEVWGPKRFLTYYMVTGIGAALIQMLVTFIRIQSIEAALSPDLIDIVYREGSSVIQQGMNYSNDAMAKLNAMINTPTVGASGAVFGLLLAFGMLFPNAVIYLYFAIPIKAKWFVMIYGAIELYSGVANNPADNVAHFAHLGGMIFGFFLIKYWKRN
- a CDS encoding rhomboid family intramembrane serine protease, with the translated sequence MYINNSPIEEVKTFFKQRSLLSRLILINVAIFILASIINLFFWLTQSGNDIVGNHSSSLFITWFAVPSNVSELLLKPWTLLTYMFLQEKFFHLFFNMVMLYFGGRIFSEYLTSAKLLSVYVWGGLFGALLFVFTYNFFPVFQREVLFSVPLLGSSAAVIAILVAIATHVPNYYVNLIIVGRVRLKHLAVFFIIIDVLSIQKGNAGGHISHLGGAIWGFAYIWLTKNGFAMNWNFLKMPKFFYASKPRKSYSNPNYSKRPVTDEEFNRAKIKQQKEIDLILEKISKSGYSSLTSKEKELLFKSSNK
- a CDS encoding endonuclease/exonuclease/phosphatase family protein translates to MKGKPQPENYILRYLLYLNYIFIILLGLSYLSIYINPVDFWAISIFGMAYPLLIITNLLFIILWIGFRRSYFLISLTAILIGFNLIGKFIQFSFVGKQAGPIESISLLSYNVHNFSQKSSKGVFDKEIQHEIFNFIESQNSDIVCLQEFNYIGENIYASHAQLKQQLGSNNYYFESYFNPKKNKVFGMATFSKFPIINSGNLDLAETRKFGTFIDVIRADDTIRIYNIHLESISLNYVDYAFVSGISTGDSIQKPNTGLLLNKLRKALINRTKQVIVLKNHISHSPYPVILCGDFNELSCSYNYRYLSAGMHDAFVDSGIGIGKTFASILPAFRIDYILFDPHFKSFDYEEIKINLSDHYPIKTKLNLK